The genome window GTGCCGATTACCGGCCAAACATTTGCTGTTTTACTCGTCGGGGCATTGCTCGGCTCCAAACGCGGGGCGGCAGCAATGACTGCCTACATCACCCAAGGCGTGGTGGGACTACCCTTCTTCGCAGGCGGCGCATCCGGAATTGGAATCCTCACTGGGGCATCGGCGGGCTATCTGCTGGGATTCGTCGGGGCGGCGTATGTCGTGGGCTGGCTGGCAGAACGCGGCCTGGAGCGAAGCGTGCGTACGTCCATCCTGCCGTTTTTGACCGGCACGCTTATCATTTACTTCTTCGGCGTCGTGTGGCTGTCCAACGTATTGGGAAGTGTGGGAAAAGCTGCCCAGTTGGGCTTGCTCCCGTTTTTAGCTGGCGACCTTATCAAATTAATTGCGGCTGCGCTGGTACTGCCTGCGGCCTGGAAGTTTGTCAGGTAAATCATAAAAAACAGACCGCATGATGCGGTCTGTTTTTTATTCACTTTTTTGCAGGGAGACAATGAACACGGTCCCTTTATTCAATTCGCTTTCCACACGAATCGTGCCGCCCAATTCCTCCACAATGGTTTTGACGATATACAAGCCAATGCCGCTGCCGGGGATCTCCGCAATGGTCACGTTTTTGGCGCGATAGAATTTTTGGAAGAGGTGTGGAATGGCATCCTTTGAGATGCCCATCCCATGATCCTGAATTCGCACTTCGGCATGCTCACCCACATCATTGGCCACAATTTCGACACTTGAGTTTTCAGGCGAGAACTTCACTGCATTGCTGATCAAGTTAATGAATACCTGCTCGAGGGCGCCGCGGTCCGCCAGCACCTGCACTGGTTTTAGCGACGTATCCAGCACAAAGCTCACCCTCTTTTTGTTTGCAAGCGGCCTGGCAGCCTGAACAGATTCCTCCAGCACGGAGAAAAGTTCAAGGGAAGCCTTCTCCAGTTTCATCATGCCGCTTTCCAGGCGCCCGGCCATGAGCAGACGGTCTATCAAATTCTTCTGGCGATCCAATTCCTTCCTGAGAGTCTGCCAGTATTCATCCAATTCCTCCGCTGTGCCGCCCTGATCGATGAGGTCTGCCATCAGGATGGCAGAGGTGAGAGGCGTGCGCAATTCATGGGAGGCGCGATTGATAAAATCGGTTTTCATATCGTTGAGACGCATCTTGTCGCCAATATCACGGATAATGATCAACGCTTCATGATCATTGATCGGGTTCAGGCGCGCTTCATACAAGCTGCTGCTAAACGGCAGGTTGAAGCCCTCCACCCAGTTTGAGACCTTGTAGGTCTCCCCGTTTTCAGCGCCGACAATACTGGCAACAATCTCCTCAGGCCAGGTCTCATTGAATTTCTTGCCCGCGATCAGATCGCGATGGATGTACAGGGGGTGGTCCGGGTTACAGCTGTAATCCAGAATGATTGTTTCGGCGTTGATGCGAATCACAAGGTCGGGCAATGCATCCACGATGGCACGGTTGCGCGCCTGATTGAGACGGATCGTCTCCTCGTAGTGGATGCGCTGCAAGGCGGCGCTGATCACATTGGCTGAGGTTTGCACGGCATCAAAATCGGAGGCAAGCCAGGAAAGTTTGTTCTCCCGGTCAAACAAGCCGAGAAATCCTCCCAAACCGCCCGTCCCCTGCACAGGAACCGCAAGAAAGGAGAATTCAGGAACGACTTCATTCGCGCTGGCTTTGATCTCAACCACCACATTTCCCTGCGCGGAAAGGAGGGATTGGAAATGCGGTTGAATGGCGGACGGGATGTCAAAGCCGGCTGCATCACCATCTACCCAACTGTAACGGACGTTGAGACCGCGGGTTCCCTGAAAATTATCCAGTTCGAAGATCACACAGGCGAACGTATCCAGCGCAATTCCCAGTAATTCCAGCATCTCGGATATTCCCAATTCGATATCCGGGGAACGAAACAAACGAGCGCTCGCCTCGCTAATGACCGAGAGGATGCGGGCGCTCCGCTTCAAAGCCTTTTCGGACCGTTTTCTTTCCGAAATATCACGGACAATGCTCTGGATGTAGGCTGGGCTGCCATCCTCATCCGCAACGATGGCTGTGCTAAGCTCCACCGGAATTAATGTGCCATCCTTCCTCTTGAAGGTGCGTTCGTAAATATTGGTCTGGTCCTTCTGATCGAGCGCATCCCCCAAGGACATGACATCACTGACAGAAAGGGTCAGGATCTCATCCTCTGTATATCCCAGCAGGTCCAGCGCCTGCCGGTTTGCCGCAAGGTACTGCAGGTCCAAACCAATGATAAAAACACATTCCCCCATCTGCTCATATAAGGCGTGCCCAAAAAGATCCCCCCGCCATCTTTTTTTCTTTTTCTCAAGCTGCAAGCCTTTTTTGATCAAGGCCTTCTTGATCGGGACGGTCTTTTCATCCATACACAACGTCATCCGCGCGCACCTCGGGCAGGGATGCCACTACCAGACAGCCCTTGTCAACGTCCGCAATCTTGACGGATCCGCCCAGGCTTTGGAAAATCGCTCGTGCTATCGTAAGCCCTACGCCAAGTCCTTCATATTCGCGATCGTCTCCACGGCTTATTTGATAGAACCTGTCAAATACTTTATCGCGCTGGTCCGCAGGGATGCCCGCACCATCATCCGAAACCGCAATCTGCGCCGCGCCATTGGGTCCTGCATGTATTTCCAAAATCACATCTCCGTGAGATGGGCTGAACTTGAAGGCGTTGTCCACCAGATGCATCACGGCCTGCGTAAACTCCCGCCGCGGAGCCTTGATCTCGCCGCGGTTTTCGACGGAATGAACAAATTTCAATTCCTTGGAGCGGTATCTCTCCAGCCGCTTGGATATCTGATCAAGAATGTGAAACTTCAAATCGATCGGCTGCCTGACCGCATTCAGGTTGCCATGATCAATATTTGAAAGGATCACAATATCGGAGACCAGGGAATCCAGCCTGTCGGCATTGGAAAGCGCAATGTGGATGAATTTACTTTGCTCTACGGGGTCCTCAAATTTGTTACTGAACGCCAGCTGCAATGGCATCATGATATTTGTCAATGGGGTGCGTAATTCGTGGTGGAAATTCTGAAGGATCTCGGTCTTTAGTATCTCCATATCCTGCTGCGCAATTTCCTTCATCTCGTCGCGCCCGCGTTCATGCGAATCCCGGACCCGCCTTAACAGCCCATCCACACGAGCGAGCAGTTCTTCAATGGAAAATGGTTTTGAAACATAATCATCCGCCCCGTTTTGAATTGCGGAAACCTTCTCATTCACATCAGAGCGCGCCGTCAGAAAAATGAACGGAATGGAAGCCAGCCTCGGGTCGGCGCTCATGATGCGTTTCATCTCAAAACCATCCGGGGGCGGCATCATGACATCGGATATGATCAGATCAGGCAGAAACTCCCCGGCCTTCTCGAGTCCATCGCGCCCATCCTCCGCCGCAACCACAGTGTAGCCATGCCGCTTAATCGCAGAAACCAGTCCCAGGCGGATGGCGGGTTCATCATCGATGACAAGGATTAGCGGTATGCGGGGCTCGACCATGGATCACCTTAAGGCTTTTGCAAGCTCTGCGTGGTTCCGCTGGACTTCACAGCAATCCTGTGATTATTGTTCACGAACATGATATTAATATTTGCAAGGGAGATCAAATCCCCCGAGTTTAACACACAGCGTTCGATCTTTTTGCCGTTCACAAACGTGCCGCTTGTCGAATTCCTGTCACACAGCACATATTTCCCGTCTTCATTAACCAGTTGCGCATGATAACGGGATAGAAAATCCTCATGAAAAACAATATCATTCCCCAGGTGTCTTCCGAGCGTGGTAACCGGCTTTACCAAAGGGATCATCTGGCGGTGAACGATCAGGAAAACACCCTGCTGGGAGTCAGCCCCATTTTCAAAGGAATCGATTTTGTTCATATCACCTCAAAATTTCGACACTTGAATGCAAGTATTAAATAAACATTCCTGTACAAACAATATAATTCTATATCATCATCCTTTAATGACAATAAGTACTTCCCCCCATCTTTCGTCTCAAAACCCGTCCGGACGGACAGAATGAAGTAAAGTAGAATAAGGCTCCTATGTTCATAGATCAGGTTAACATCCATGTAAAATCAGGTAAAGGCGGCGACGGCATGGTGCATTTCCGCCGAGAAAAATACGAACCGCGCGGCGGACCGGATGGCGGCGATGGCGGCAAGGGCGGCGATGTCATTTTCGAGGTAAAAGCCACGCTCAATACGCTTTCTGCATTCCGACAAAATGAGAAATTCGCGGCACAACCCGGGAAAGGCGGCGGCGGCGCGCAAATGACCGGCCGCGGGGGCAAGGACATTATCATTTATGTCCCGCCCGGCACGGTCATTTACGATTCAGAAACGGGCGACCTGCTCGGCGATCTCACCGAACCCGGTCAACAATTGATGGTCTGCAAGGGCGGGCGCGGCGGAAAAGGCAACCAGCACTATGCCACATCCCGTAACCAGGCTCCACGCATGGCGGAACGAGGCGAACCGCATCAGGAAAAATTACTGCGCCTCGAACTTAAGCTGATAGCGGATATCGGCATCATCGGCTTGCCCAACGCTGGGAAATCCACGCTGCTCACCGCGCTGACGAATGCCAAGCCCAAGATCGGCGACTACCCGTTCACCACCCTGGAGCCGAATCTCGGCGTAGCTCATGTTGACGATGACACGACCGTCGTCCTTGCCGACATCCCCGGATTGATCGAAGGCGCAAATGAAGGCGCAGGCCTGGGTCATGACTTTTTGCGTCACATCCAGCGCACGCGGGTCATCATCCATATGATCGACGGCC of Anaerolineales bacterium contains these proteins:
- a CDS encoding biotin transporter BioY, with translation MTALAPTLSTRYFPNTSIWLRDILLVLAGSWLVALFAQIEIPLQPVPITGQTFAVLLVGALLGSKRGAAAMTAYITQGVVGLPFFAGGASGIGILTGASAGYLLGFVGAAYVVGWLAERGLERSVRTSILPFLTGTLIIYFFGVVWLSNVLGSVGKAAQLGLLPFLAGDLIKLIAAALVLPAAWKFVR
- a CDS encoding PAS domain-containing sensor histidine kinase; this encodes MDEKTVPIKKALIKKGLQLEKKKKRWRGDLFGHALYEQMGECVFIIGLDLQYLAANRQALDLLGYTEDEILTLSVSDVMSLGDALDQKDQTNIYERTFKRKDGTLIPVELSTAIVADEDGSPAYIQSIVRDISERKRSEKALKRSARILSVISEASARLFRSPDIELGISEMLELLGIALDTFACVIFELDNFQGTRGLNVRYSWVDGDAAGFDIPSAIQPHFQSLLSAQGNVVVEIKASANEVVPEFSFLAVPVQGTGGLGGFLGLFDRENKLSWLASDFDAVQTSANVISAALQRIHYEETIRLNQARNRAIVDALPDLVIRINAETIILDYSCNPDHPLYIHRDLIAGKKFNETWPEEIVASIVGAENGETYKVSNWVEGFNLPFSSSLYEARLNPINDHEALIIIRDIGDKMRLNDMKTDFINRASHELRTPLTSAILMADLIDQGGTAEELDEYWQTLRKELDRQKNLIDRLLMAGRLESGMMKLEKASLELFSVLEESVQAARPLANKKRVSFVLDTSLKPVQVLADRGALEQVFINLISNAVKFSPENSSVEIVANDVGEHAEVRIQDHGMGISKDAIPHLFQKFYRAKNVTIAEIPGSGIGLYIVKTIVEELGGTIRVESELNKGTVFIVSLQKSE
- a CDS encoding hybrid sensor histidine kinase/response regulator; amino-acid sequence: MVEPRIPLILVIDDEPAIRLGLVSAIKRHGYTVVAAEDGRDGLEKAGEFLPDLIISDVMMPPPDGFEMKRIMSADPRLASIPFIFLTARSDVNEKVSAIQNGADDYVSKPFSIEELLARVDGLLRRVRDSHERGRDEMKEIAQQDMEILKTEILQNFHHELRTPLTNIMMPLQLAFSNKFEDPVEQSKFIHIALSNADRLDSLVSDIVILSNIDHGNLNAVRQPIDLKFHILDQISKRLERYRSKELKFVHSVENRGEIKAPRREFTQAVMHLVDNAFKFSPSHGDVILEIHAGPNGAAQIAVSDDGAGIPADQRDKVFDRFYQISRGDDREYEGLGVGLTIARAIFQSLGGSVKIADVDKGCLVVASLPEVRADDVVYG
- a CDS encoding FHA domain-containing protein yields the protein MNKIDSFENGADSQQGVFLIVHRQMIPLVKPVTTLGRHLGNDIVFHEDFLSRYHAQLVNEDGKYVLCDRNSTSGTFVNGKKIERCVLNSGDLISLANINIMFVNNNHRIAVKSSGTTQSLQKP
- the obgE gene encoding GTPase ObgE, producing MFIDQVNIHVKSGKGGDGMVHFRREKYEPRGGPDGGDGGKGGDVIFEVKATLNTLSAFRQNEKFAAQPGKGGGGAQMTGRGGKDIIIYVPPGTVIYDSETGDLLGDLTEPGQQLMVCKGGRGGKGNQHYATSRNQAPRMAERGEPHQEKLLRLELKLIADIGIIGLPNAGKSTLLTALTNAKPKIGDYPFTTLEPNLGVAHVDDDTTVVLADIPGLIEGANEGAGLGHDFLRHIQRTRVIIHMIDGLSEDPLADFSQINTELSLFDPKLGKKPQIVVLNKIDQPDVQERLKEIKASFKKKKMDLITASAMTRTNTRDILVSAYKLLQEIPAGELEEEALPVYKPDVDPKQFEIKREDGDKWRVTGIAIERAAKMTYWEHDGSVRRFQKLMIKLGLDKALREAGVQDGHTVFVGDFELEWQE